The nucleotide sequence CGGTGTTGAACGCGTCCATCATGGCCGCGTTGGCCGCGAGGACGTCGCCCGACCGCTGGGCGGCGTCGAGCGCGTCCGCGTCCACCAGCAGCGCCTTGGCCGTGGCCTCCTGGACGTTCATCACGGAGCGCAGGATCGCCGGGATCTTCGGCTCGATGTTGTGGCACTGGTCGAGCATGAACGCCGTGTCGGAGGTGAAGCCGCCGCCGCGTATCACCTCGTACATGATCCGGAACAGCTGGAACGGGTCGGCGGCGCCCACCATCAGGTCGTCGTCCGCGTAGAAGCGGGAGTTGAAGTCGAAGCCGCCGAGTTTCCCCTCGCGCAGCAGCACGGCGACGATGAACTCGATGTTCGTGCCCGGCGCGTGATGGCCCGTGTCGACCACGACCTGCGCCTTCGGGCCGAGCCGGAGGCAGTGCGCGTACGCCGTGCCCCAGTCCGGCACGTCCGTCGCGTAGAAGGCGGGCTCGAACAGCTTGTACTCCAGCAGCATCCGCTGTCCGTCGCCGAGCCGCTCGTACACCGCGGCCAGGGCCTCGCCGAGCCGGCCCTGGCGCGCCGAGATGTCGTCCTGCCCCGGGTAGTTGATGCCGTCGGAGAACCACAGCTTCAGATCGCGCGAGCCGGTGGCGTCCATGATGTCGACGCACTCCAGCAGATGGCCGAGCGCCTTGCGGCGCACCGCCGGGTCCGGATGCGTCACGGAGCCCAGTTTGTAGTCGTCGTCCTGGAAGACGTTCGAGTTGACCGCACCCAGCCGCACTCCCAGTTCGCGGGCGTGCGCCGCGAGTGCGCCGTAGTCGTCCACCCGGTCCCAGGGGATGTGCAGCGCCACGCTCGGCGCGACACCGGTGTGCGCGTGCACCCGCGCCGCGTCCGCGATCTTCTCCTCGGGCGTGCGCGGCACGCCGGGCTGCGCGAACACCTTGAAGCGGGTGCCCGAATTCGCGAACGCCCACGACGCCGTCTCGACGGCCTGTGACGTCAGCGCGGCTTTCACGGCGGGCACATTCGAGGGAGATGTCATGAATCGATTCACGGATGGGAAGTTATGGAGGCGGACAAGGATGTGTCAAGACCCCACGCCCTGGACAGGCCCATTCGAACTGGACTTCCGAACATGTCGGCAAACATTCTGCGCGAACCATTGACGCGGCCCGCGGTTGGCCCTACCGTCCGAGAAACTTTATTGAAACCTTTCATGGCGGTCGGCGCGCCGAACCCCCATCGCTGAGGAGCCCCATGAACCAGCCAGTCACGGGTACCGTCCCGGTTCTGGCCCTGAAGGATGTGAGTAAGTCCTTCGGTGCCGTACGAGCGCTGCGGGACGTCTCCCTGCGGCTTGACGCCGGTGAGGCGCACGCCATCGCCGGCGAGAACGGCGCGGGCAAGTCCACCCTGATCAAAACACTGGCCGGGGTGCACAGACCGGACTCCGGGCAGGTCCTGCTCGACGGCCGGCCCGTGGTCTTCCACGGCCCCGCCGACGCGCGGGACGCCGGCATCGCCGTCATCTACCAGGAACCGACGCTCTTTCCCGATCTGTCCATCGCCGAGAACATCTTCATGGGCCGCCAGCCGCGCAGATCGCTCGGCCGTATCGACCGCGCCGCCGTACGGGAGCGCACGGCGGCCCTGATGAAGCGGCTCGGGGTCGAACTCGACCCGGGCAGGCCCGCGCGCGGTCTGTCGATCGCCGACCAGCAGATCGTCGAGATCGCCAAGGCGCTCTCCTTCGATGCCCGCGTCCTGATCATGGACGAGCCGACAGCGGCGCTCACCGGCAGCGAGACGGCACGGCTGTTCTCGGTCGTCCGGACGCTGCGGGCCGAAGGCGCGGCCGTGCTGTTCATCTCCCACCGGCTGGAGGAGATCTTCGAGCTGTGCCAGCGCGTCACCGTGCTGCGCGACGGGCGCTGGATCTCGTCCCAGGAAGTGGCGGAGCTGACCGAGGACGGCCTGGTGCGTGCCATGGTCGGCCGCGATCTGGGCGATCTCT is from Streptomyces sp. NBC_00370 and encodes:
- the rhaI gene encoding L-rhamnose isomerase, which encodes MTSPSNVPAVKAALTSQAVETASWAFANSGTRFKVFAQPGVPRTPEEKIADAARVHAHTGVAPSVALHIPWDRVDDYGALAAHARELGVRLGAVNSNVFQDDDYKLGSVTHPDPAVRRKALGHLLECVDIMDATGSRDLKLWFSDGINYPGQDDISARQGRLGEALAAVYERLGDGQRMLLEYKLFEPAFYATDVPDWGTAYAHCLRLGPKAQVVVDTGHHAPGTNIEFIVAVLLREGKLGGFDFNSRFYADDDLMVGAADPFQLFRIMYEVIRGGGFTSDTAFMLDQCHNIEPKIPAILRSVMNVQEATAKALLVDADALDAAQRSGDVLAANAAMMDAFNTDVRPLVAEVRDELGADADPVAAYHASGYGERIVAERVGGVQAGWGA